A portion of the Rahnella variigena genome contains these proteins:
- the pqqB gene encoding pyrroloquinoline quinone biosynthesis protein PqqB has protein sequence MQIIVLGSAAGGGFPQWNCNCSNCQGVRNGTMKTSARTQSSIAVSDNGRDWVLCNASPDICHQIAATPELIKHDVLRGTAIGSIILTDSQIDHCTGLLNLREGCPHQVWCTPEVHDDLTTGFPIFTMLSHWNGGLQHHAIEPENSFSVAVCPDLKFTAIPLLSNAPPYSKYRGKPLPGHNIALFIEDTKTGTSLLYAPGLGEPDDELMKWLNKADCLLIDGTLWQDNELATTGVGRNTGKDMGHLALAEEQGLIALLSSLPAERKILIHINNTNPILNESSAERQALTQQNIEVSRDGMRIEL, from the coding sequence ATGCAAATTATCGTACTTGGTTCAGCGGCTGGCGGCGGCTTCCCGCAGTGGAACTGCAATTGCAGCAACTGTCAGGGTGTGCGCAATGGCACCATGAAAACCTCCGCGCGCACGCAATCTTCTATCGCCGTCAGCGACAACGGCAGAGACTGGGTGCTGTGTAACGCTTCGCCGGACATTTGCCACCAGATAGCCGCCACGCCCGAACTGATTAAACACGACGTTTTGCGCGGCACCGCCATCGGTTCCATCATCCTGACCGACAGCCAGATTGATCACTGCACCGGTCTGCTGAATTTGCGCGAAGGCTGCCCGCATCAGGTGTGGTGTACGCCGGAAGTCCACGACGATCTCACTACCGGCTTCCCGATTTTCACCATGCTTTCGCACTGGAATGGCGGCCTGCAACACCACGCTATCGAACCGGAGAACAGCTTCTCCGTGGCCGTGTGCCCGGATCTGAAATTCACTGCCATTCCGCTGCTGAGCAACGCACCGCCTTATTCGAAATACCGCGGCAAACCGCTCCCCGGCCACAATATCGCGCTGTTTATTGAAGACACGAAAACCGGCACCTCGCTGCTGTACGCACCGGGTCTGGGCGAGCCAGACGACGAGCTGATGAAGTGGCTCAATAAAGCTGACTGCCTGCTGATTGACGGCACGCTGTGGCAGGACAACGAGCTGGCGACCACCGGCGTTGGCCGCAATACCGGCAAAGACATGGGCCATCTGGCGCTTGCCGAAGAACAGGGGCTGATTGCCCTGCTTTCTTCCCTTCCGGCGGAACGCAAAATTCTCATCCATATTAATAATACCAACCCGATCCTCAATGAATCCTCTGCCGAGCGGCAGGCGCTGACGCAGCAAAATATTGAAGTCAGCCGGGACGGGATGCGCATCGAACTTTAG
- the pqqF gene encoding pyrroloquinoline quinone biosynthesis protein PqqF has protein sequence MLPDVQSLTLANGLRVNMLHDPQASRAAALIHLDAGSHHEPPEFPGLAHLFEHVVFAGGRQFQGDDRLMMWAQAEGAKLNATTHANATAWFFDMTPAKFEAGLARLVDMLAQPLLAEDSVRQEVSVIDAEYNMLTGHADSLCDAALSLAFNAPARLHDFHVGNRASFGEDIPALQRALTHYHQQFFTADHLTLWLQGPQSFTELTALSERYGNAFSARNGYQPAPAQPVVLRDKHHLQLRLDGSPRLRFSFPVTHCPALTLLRQLLTDEAPDSLLDTLRTQALADDVRVSLPYASERDAILSVEFLVCETSPGLRARIETLFCLWLQQFRDLSAEHLQHYAALAHRDFSRLTPLDQLRTRTLDFPPATQNGWQTLLAELHPRNMTRLWIAPDVQGQSTPAQGFNLPVSFAEWDGISDNVTKSSFAFHLPPNGIVHKTDERVHTTGAPLTLHQACIARACLRALSAQSAHEGNSLVFTHVQGNGLLQLSGPQEWVTRTLSTARALLRSPSAIALTQGERLFEQEQRKAESEIAIRTLLAKLPEVICGSSEKSHEFATAGDDAAVLVFRPLKENTAVCLAATQILASFLEPAFFQQYRVEKNIGYVVSCRFHQTARQSGILFALQSPVYDAQALLGFIDAFIAQIPAMINSITPQALEEKRGALRESLAVRPADRLEAATQQWLREFAAAPELNEESVAAITTEQLLACVREPDNSLPCEGEGWGGVLLKNQEVDVCFVHRFVLKTPSPPAS, from the coding sequence ATGCTGCCTGACGTGCAGTCACTGACGCTGGCGAACGGCCTGCGGGTTAACATGCTTCACGACCCGCAGGCCTCGCGTGCTGCCGCACTCATTCACCTTGATGCCGGAAGTCATCACGAACCGCCGGAATTCCCCGGTCTGGCGCATCTGTTCGAACACGTTGTGTTTGCCGGAGGCCGTCAGTTTCAGGGTGACGATCGGCTGATGATGTGGGCGCAGGCCGAGGGTGCAAAACTCAACGCCACCACGCACGCGAATGCCACCGCATGGTTTTTCGACATGACACCGGCAAAATTTGAAGCGGGTCTGGCACGGCTGGTGGATATGCTGGCGCAACCGCTGCTGGCAGAGGATTCGGTCAGGCAGGAAGTGTCTGTCATTGACGCCGAATACAACATGCTGACCGGCCATGCAGACTCGCTGTGTGATGCGGCACTGAGTCTGGCGTTTAACGCTCCGGCGCGCCTGCACGATTTTCACGTCGGTAACCGTGCCTCTTTCGGCGAAGATATTCCCGCACTGCAACGGGCGCTGACGCACTATCATCAGCAATTTTTCACCGCAGACCATCTGACGCTGTGGCTGCAGGGCCCGCAATCTTTCACAGAACTGACCGCGCTGTCAGAACGTTACGGCAATGCCTTTTCAGCCCGCAACGGTTATCAGCCAGCGCCCGCTCAGCCTGTTGTATTACGCGACAAACACCATCTTCAGCTGCGTCTTGACGGTTCACCGCGGCTGCGTTTTTCGTTCCCGGTCACACATTGCCCTGCCCTGACCTTATTGCGTCAGCTACTGACAGACGAAGCACCGGATAGTTTGCTGGACACCCTGCGGACGCAGGCGCTGGCCGATGATGTGCGGGTTTCGCTGCCGTATGCATCAGAGCGTGACGCTATTCTCAGCGTTGAATTTCTGGTCTGCGAGACTTCGCCCGGTTTGCGCGCCCGCATCGAAACGCTGTTCTGCCTGTGGCTGCAACAGTTCCGCGATTTAAGCGCGGAACATCTGCAACATTATGCCGCCCTCGCACATCGCGATTTCAGCCGTTTAACGCCGCTGGATCAGCTGCGCACGCGAACGCTGGACTTTCCGCCCGCCACCCAAAATGGCTGGCAGACATTACTCGCTGAGTTGCATCCGCGGAACATGACGCGACTGTGGATTGCGCCAGATGTTCAGGGGCAAAGCACGCCCGCACAAGGTTTCAACCTGCCAGTGAGTTTCGCTGAGTGGGACGGAATAAGTGACAATGTCACAAAATCATCTTTTGCTTTTCATCTCCCACCTAATGGAATTGTGCACAAAACAGACGAAAGGGTGCATACCACCGGTGCGCCCCTGACCTTACATCAGGCCTGTATCGCCCGTGCCTGTCTGCGCGCACTTAGTGCGCAATCTGCTCATGAAGGCAATTCGCTGGTCTTTACGCATGTTCAGGGAAACGGATTATTGCAGCTCAGCGGGCCACAGGAATGGGTAACACGTACGCTCTCCACAGCACGTGCGCTGCTGCGCTCGCCCTCGGCTATAGCGCTGACGCAGGGCGAACGGCTTTTTGAACAGGAGCAACGCAAGGCAGAGTCGGAGATTGCGATCCGCACGCTGCTCGCAAAACTGCCGGAAGTGATCTGCGGCTCGTCCGAAAAGTCACATGAATTCGCGACCGCGGGTGATGACGCCGCAGTACTAGTGTTCAGGCCGCTGAAGGAAAACACCGCCGTATGTCTGGCCGCCACGCAGATTCTGGCGTCTTTTCTTGAGCCAGCATTCTTCCAGCAATACCGCGTTGAAAAGAATATTGGCTATGTGGTCAGTTGCCGTTTCCATCAGACCGCGCGCCAGTCCGGTATTTTGTTTGCCTTACAGTCACCCGTATATGACGCGCAAGCGTTGCTGGGGTTTATTGATGCGTTTATCGCGCAGATCCCCGCCATGATTAACAGCATCACCCCGCAGGCACTGGAGGAGAAGCGCGGCGCGCTGCGGGAATCGCTGGCAGTCAGGCCTGCTGACAGGCTGGAAGCAGCGACGCAGCAATGGTTGAGGGAGTTTGCGGCTGCGCCAGAGCTGAATGAAGAGTCTGTTGCGGCGATTACAACAGAACAACTGCTGGCCTGTGTGCGCGAACCGGACAACTCCCTCCCCTGCGAAGGGGAGGGTTGGGGTGGGGTATTACTGAAAAATCAAGAAGTTGATGTCTGCTTTGTACATCGGTTCGTCCTTAAAACCCCCTCCCCGCCTGCCTCTTAG
- a CDS encoding dipeptidase: MNTIPNPPVFDGHNDLLLRLWLHDAADPAAQFLDGALEGHLDLRRCRLGGFAGGLFAIFVPPASYMPQLKPNSPPEPHDALAITQAQISLLERLETQSSGRAKICRTVAEIEHCMAHGLLAMVMHIEGAEALGDDYSRLEVWYEKGLRSIGPLWNLPNQFGTGVKGDFPGSPDTGDGLTPAGLDLLRECNRKKILFDVSHMNEKAFWQTAKFSDAPLVATHSNVHALCPQPRNLTDKQLAAIAESDGFVGVNFGTAFLRADGKRNGDTPITEIVKHLDNLIGKLGEENVGFGSDFDGINVPDALGDVAGLPVLLQAMSDAGYGKPLIEKIAYRNWLKVLKQTWGE, translated from the coding sequence ATGAACACCATCCCCAATCCCCCTGTCTTTGACGGTCATAACGACCTGTTACTTCGCCTGTGGCTGCATGACGCAGCAGATCCTGCTGCTCAGTTTCTTGATGGCGCACTTGAAGGGCATCTCGATCTCAGGCGTTGTCGCCTCGGCGGTTTCGCAGGCGGTTTATTTGCCATTTTCGTACCACCTGCTTCGTATATGCCGCAACTGAAGCCAAATTCTCCGCCAGAACCGCATGACGCGTTAGCCATCACGCAGGCGCAGATTTCATTGCTTGAACGCCTTGAAACGCAGTCATCCGGGCGGGCAAAAATCTGCCGGACGGTCGCCGAAATTGAGCATTGTATGGCTCACGGCCTGCTGGCAATGGTGATGCATATCGAGGGCGCGGAAGCGCTGGGCGATGACTATTCACGGCTGGAAGTCTGGTATGAAAAAGGGCTGCGCAGCATCGGGCCGCTGTGGAATTTACCCAATCAGTTTGGTACTGGAGTCAAAGGTGATTTTCCGGGTTCGCCGGATACCGGTGATGGCCTGACGCCCGCCGGGCTTGATTTACTGCGTGAATGCAACCGCAAAAAAATTCTGTTCGATGTCTCGCACATGAACGAAAAAGCCTTCTGGCAGACAGCAAAATTCAGCGATGCCCCGCTGGTCGCCACTCATTCCAATGTCCATGCGTTATGCCCGCAACCGCGTAATCTGACCGATAAACAACTGGCCGCCATTGCCGAAAGTGACGGCTTTGTTGGCGTGAATTTCGGCACCGCGTTCCTGCGTGCCGATGGGAAACGCAACGGCGACACCCCGATCACCGAAATTGTTAAACATCTTGATAACCTTATTGGTAAACTGGGCGAAGAAAATGTCGGTTTTGGTTCGGATTTCGACGGTATCAATGTGCCGGACGCGCTGGGTGATGTTGCCGGACTGCCCGTTCTGTTGCAGGCCATGTCTGATGCGGGCTACGGCAAGCCGCTTATCGAAAAAATCGCGTACCGCAACTGGCTGAAAGTATTAAAGCAAACGTGGGGTGAATAG
- the pqqE gene encoding pyrroloquinoline quinone biosynthesis protein PqqE: MNLLKPAVKPPLWLLAELTYRCPLQCPYCSNPLDFAKQEKELTTAQWIKVFEEAREMGSVQIGFSGGEPLVRKDLPELIRAARDLGFYTNLITSGIGLTEKKIDAFAQAGLDHIQISFQASDEELNAALAGNAKAFQQKLAMAKAVKAHGYPMVLNFVLHRHNIDQIDKIIDLSIELDADDVELATCQFYGWAQLNREGLLPTREQIARAEDVVHQYREKMAGTGNLANLLFVTPDYYEERPKGCMGGWGAIFLSVTPEGMALPCHSARQLPVEFPSVLENTLQEIWYDSFGFNKYRGFDWMPEPCRSCSEKEKDFGGCRCQAFMLTGNADNADPVCSKSEHHGMILAAREQANCTNIQINQLQFRNRANSQLIFKG; encoded by the coding sequence GTGAACCTGCTTAAACCTGCGGTCAAACCGCCACTGTGGCTGCTGGCCGAACTGACTTACCGCTGCCCGCTGCAATGCCCGTATTGCTCGAATCCGCTTGATTTCGCCAAACAGGAAAAAGAACTGACCACCGCCCAGTGGATCAAGGTGTTTGAAGAAGCGCGGGAAATGGGCTCGGTGCAAATCGGTTTCTCCGGCGGCGAACCGCTGGTGCGTAAAGACTTGCCGGAGCTCATCCGCGCTGCGCGTGATCTGGGTTTTTACACCAACCTGATCACGTCCGGGATCGGGCTGACGGAAAAGAAAATCGATGCGTTTGCACAAGCCGGTCTGGACCATATTCAGATCAGCTTCCAGGCCAGTGACGAAGAGCTGAACGCCGCGCTGGCGGGCAATGCTAAAGCTTTCCAGCAAAAGCTGGCGATGGCAAAAGCAGTAAAAGCCCACGGTTATCCGATGGTGCTGAACTTCGTGCTGCACCGCCATAACATCGATCAGATCGACAAAATTATCGACCTGAGCATTGAGCTGGACGCCGACGATGTCGAACTGGCGACTTGTCAGTTTTACGGCTGGGCACAGCTCAACCGCGAAGGGTTGCTGCCGACCCGGGAGCAGATCGCCCGCGCCGAAGACGTGGTACATCAGTACCGCGAGAAAATGGCCGGAACCGGTAATCTGGCGAATTTGCTGTTTGTGACGCCGGATTATTACGAAGAACGTCCGAAAGGCTGCATGGGCGGCTGGGGCGCGATTTTCTTAAGTGTCACGCCGGAAGGCATGGCGCTGCCGTGCCACAGCGCGCGCCAGCTGCCGGTGGAATTCCCATCGGTACTGGAAAATACCCTGCAGGAAATCTGGTACGACTCCTTCGGCTTTAACAAATACCGTGGCTTCGACTGGATGCCGGAACCTTGCCGTTCCTGCTCTGAAAAAGAGAAGGATTTCGGCGGCTGTCGCTGTCAGGCATTTATGCTGACCGGCAATGCTGATAACGCCGATCCGGTGTGTTCCAAATCTGAACATCACGGCATGATCCTCGCCGCACGCGAGCAGGCGAATTGCACCAACATTCAGATCAATCAGCTCCAGTTCCGCAACCGCGCGAACTCGCAACTGATCTTCAAAGGCTGA
- the pqqD gene encoding pyrroloquinoline quinone biosynthesis peptide chaperone PqqD has product MFRRGYRMQFEKTQDCHVILYPEGMAKLNDSATFILQLVDGERTIANIIDELNERFPEAGGVNDDVKDFFAQAHAQKWITFREPA; this is encoded by the coding sequence ATGTTCCGCCGCGGCTACCGCATGCAATTTGAAAAAACGCAGGACTGCCACGTGATTTTGTATCCGGAAGGCATGGCAAAACTCAACGACAGTGCGACGTTTATTTTGCAACTGGTCGACGGCGAGCGGACGATTGCCAATATCATTGATGAGCTGAATGAGCGCTTCCCTGAAGCCGGTGGCGTGAATGATGACGTCAAAGATTTCTTCGCTCAGGCCCATGCACAAAAGTGGATTACCTTCCGTGAACCTGCTTAA
- the pqqC gene encoding pyrroloquinoline-quinone synthase PqqC gives MTTSSHPTSPMTPQEFEQALRAKGAFYHIHHPYHIAMHNGQATREQIQGWVANRFYYQTSIPLKDAAIMANCPDPLTRRKWVQRILDHDGYDGSEGGIEAWLRLGEAVGLDRDVLLSEEMVLPGVRFAVDAYVNFARRAVWQEAACSSLTELFAPQIHQARLDTWPQHYKWIEEEGYGYFRSRLSQANRDVEHGLQLALEYCDTVEKQQRMLEILQFKLDILWSMLDSMTLAYELNRPPYHSVTQLAVWHKGRLL, from the coding sequence ATGACGACTTCTTCACACCCGACGTCACCGATGACGCCGCAAGAATTTGAACAGGCGCTGCGTGCCAAAGGCGCGTTCTACCACATCCATCATCCCTACCATATTGCGATGCACAATGGTCAGGCGACGCGCGAGCAAATTCAGGGCTGGGTAGCGAACCGGTTCTATTATCAGACCAGTATTCCGCTGAAAGACGCGGCTATTATGGCTAACTGTCCGGATCCCCTGACCCGCCGCAAATGGGTGCAGCGTATTCTTGATCACGACGGTTATGACGGCAGTGAAGGCGGTATCGAAGCCTGGCTGCGACTGGGTGAAGCGGTCGGTCTGGATCGTGATGTGCTGCTGTCAGAAGAAATGGTGTTGCCGGGCGTGCGTTTCGCCGTCGATGCCTACGTCAACTTTGCCCGCCGCGCCGTCTGGCAGGAAGCGGCGTGCAGCTCGCTGACTGAACTGTTTGCCCCGCAAATCCATCAGGCGCGTCTCGACACCTGGCCGCAGCATTACAAATGGATCGAGGAAGAGGGTTACGGCTATTTCCGCAGCCGTCTGAGTCAGGCGAATCGCGACGTCGAACACGGCCTGCAACTGGCGCTGGAATACTGCGATACCGTTGAAAAACAACAGCGTATGCTGGAAATCCTGCAATTCAAACTCGACATTCTGTGGAGCATGCTCGATTCCATGACCCTGGCTTACGAACTTAACCGCCCGCCGTACCACAGCGTGACGCAACTGGCGGTCTGGCACAAAGGACGACTTCTGTGA
- the pqqA gene encoding pyrroloquinoline quinone precursor peptide PqqA: MWTKPSFEDLRLGLEVTLYISNR; the protein is encoded by the coding sequence ATGTGGACTAAACCTTCTTTCGAAGACCTGCGTTTAGGCTTAGAAGTGACGCTGTACATTTCTAACCGCTAA
- a CDS encoding GGDEF domain-containing protein, which produces MQKTTHTLQDTAFNAMLDHYKKASLRTSGIWLLIANLCFVLFLFGRHQFRLLLDPHADVAIAGPVLDKLSLIFLVFFVIALPVLRFIRSRTPAMALAFLVGLYWAVVFHYMLASDAQQQMVFPLFCMLIFTALIALYPTMPVLYSFIAPLWLSLFIHLIFRDNTIPVLEVAAILIASALFETGRIMLSRWFVLSIRRECDNQLLVSKLDNLAHYDPLTGVANRRQLDNQLEQLIAQTERSGGTFSLIMIDVDFFKKYNDHYGHQAGDSCLVGIAECFKNVVRQPADLVARYGGEEFVILLHNAGANDAAVIAHRIKESVEKAAIPHALSQVSETITVSQGIMQWATGMTALELLKRADSALYQAKHAGRNGYCVAE; this is translated from the coding sequence ATGCAAAAGACCACTCACACGCTGCAAGACACTGCGTTTAACGCCATGCTGGATCATTATAAAAAAGCGTCACTGCGCACCAGCGGTATCTGGCTGTTGATCGCTAATTTATGTTTTGTACTTTTTCTGTTTGGTCGCCACCAGTTCAGACTTTTGCTCGATCCGCACGCCGACGTGGCGATTGCCGGACCGGTGCTGGACAAGTTATCGCTAATTTTTTTAGTGTTTTTTGTCATTGCACTGCCAGTGTTACGTTTCATCCGTTCGCGCACACCGGCGATGGCCTTGGCTTTCCTGGTCGGTTTGTACTGGGCGGTGGTGTTCCACTACATGCTGGCCAGCGATGCGCAGCAGCAAATGGTCTTTCCTCTGTTCTGCATGCTGATTTTTACCGCGCTGATTGCGCTCTATCCGACCATGCCGGTCCTTTACAGCTTCATCGCGCCGCTGTGGTTATCACTGTTTATACATTTGATTTTTCGTGACAACACTATTCCGGTATTAGAAGTTGCGGCTATTCTGATCGCCAGTGCCCTGTTCGAAACCGGTCGCATCATGCTGAGCCGCTGGTTTGTGCTCTCGATTCGCCGGGAATGTGATAACCAGCTGCTGGTCAGTAAGCTGGATAATCTGGCGCATTACGACCCGCTGACGGGCGTGGCAAATCGTCGCCAGCTTGATAACCAGCTCGAACAACTTATTGCTCAGACAGAACGTTCGGGTGGCACCTTTTCACTGATCATGATTGACGTCGATTTCTTCAAAAAATACAACGACCACTATGGTCATCAGGCGGGAGATAGCTGTCTGGTGGGCATCGCAGAATGCTTCAAGAATGTCGTCCGGCAACCGGCTGATCTGGTCGCCCGCTACGGTGGCGAGGAATTCGTCATTCTGCTGCATAACGCAGGTGCCAACGATGCAGCAGTGATCGCGCACCGCATCAAAGAGAGTGTCGAAAAAGCCGCTATTCCCCATGCGTTATCACAGGTTTCAGAAACCATAACGGTCAGTCAGGGCATCATGCAATGGGCAACGGGAATGACGGCGCTGGAGTTGCTAAAGCGCGCTGACAGCGCCTTGTATCAGGCAAAACATGCGGGAAGAAACGGGTATTGCGTGGCAGAGTGA
- the lldD gene encoding FMN-dependent L-lactate dehydrogenase LldD: MIISASTDYRAAAKSKLPPFLFHYIDGGAYNEHTLRCNTADLADIALRQRILKNMSDLSLETELFGEKLAMPVVLAPVGLTGMYARRGEVQAARAAAKKGIPFTLSTVSVCPIEEVAPAIDRPMWFQLYVLKDRGFMRNALERAQAAGVKTLVFTVDMPVPGARYRDAHSGMSGPNAAARRMLQAVMHPQWAWDVGLNGKPHDLGNVSAYRGKPTTLEDYIGWLGANFDPSISWKDLEWIREFWKGPMIIKGILDPEDAKDAVKFGADGIVVSNHGGRQLDGVLSTAHALPAIADAVKGDITILADSGIRTGLDVVRMIALGADSVLLGRAFVYALAAAGEAGVINLLNLIEKEMRVAMTLTGAKSISEISAESLVYGRSLR, from the coding sequence ATGATCATTTCTGCATCAACGGACTATCGCGCTGCGGCAAAAAGTAAACTGCCGCCATTCCTGTTTCATTACATCGACGGTGGCGCTTATAACGAGCACACGCTGCGTTGTAACACCGCCGATCTGGCTGATATCGCCCTGCGCCAGCGCATTCTGAAAAACATGTCGGATCTGAGTCTTGAAACCGAATTGTTTGGTGAAAAGCTGGCGATGCCTGTGGTGCTGGCACCGGTCGGGCTGACCGGCATGTACGCGCGACGTGGCGAAGTTCAGGCCGCCCGCGCCGCAGCAAAAAAAGGCATTCCGTTCACGCTTTCCACCGTTTCCGTTTGTCCGATTGAAGAAGTCGCACCGGCCATCGATCGCCCGATGTGGTTCCAGCTTTACGTGCTCAAAGACCGTGGATTTATGCGTAATGCGCTGGAACGCGCACAGGCCGCAGGCGTCAAAACGCTGGTGTTTACTGTTGATATGCCGGTGCCTGGCGCTCGTTATCGTGATGCCCATTCCGGTATGAGCGGCCCGAATGCCGCCGCCCGCCGCATGTTACAGGCGGTGATGCATCCGCAATGGGCCTGGGATGTGGGTCTGAACGGTAAACCGCACGATCTGGGGAATGTCTCGGCCTATCGCGGTAAACCGACCACGCTGGAAGATTATATCGGCTGGCTGGGTGCCAACTTCGACCCGTCGATTTCATGGAAAGATTTAGAGTGGATCCGCGAATTCTGGAAAGGTCCGATGATTATCAAAGGCATTCTGGATCCGGAAGACGCGAAAGATGCGGTGAAATTTGGTGCAGACGGCATCGTGGTGTCTAACCACGGCGGCCGCCAGCTCGACGGCGTGCTTTCTACCGCGCACGCACTGCCTGCCATCGCCGATGCGGTAAAAGGCGACATCACTATTCTTGCCGATTCCGGTATCCGCACCGGTCTGGACGTAGTGCGCATGATTGCCCTTGGCGCAGACAGCGTATTACTGGGCAGGGCGTTTGTGTACGCGCTGGCGGCGGCGGGCGAGGCGGGCGTGATTAATCTGCTGAACCTGATCGAGAAAGAAATGCGCGTGGCGATGACATTAACCGGCGCGAAATCGATATCTGAGATTAGCGCGGAATCGCTGGTGTACGGAAGAAGTTTGCGCTGA